The following proteins come from a genomic window of Thermoproteus sp.:
- a CDS encoding DEAD/DEAH box helicase, which produces MAFSLLNADLRRALEDLGYREPTPAQEAAIPIVLLGSHTLIVAPTGSGKTEAAVLPVFSKMLERGLMDCVEALYVTPLRALNRDLLRRLSALAEAVGIKVEVRHSDTAESARRRLYSSPPHLLITTSESLQIVLLNRAMRRALRCVRHVIVDEIHELVGSKRGVQLALGLERLVELAGEFQRIGLSATVGNVQLVAGFLAGSNREVKVVDVSASKRYEIDVVIPTPSESDYAEAERLDVTPETLARLKYLADLLRRERRGVLVFTNTRDGAEFLSAKLKALLGEGAVDVHHSSLSRDHRLSVEERLKSGDLKAVVATSSLELGIDIGHIGLVVQYGSPRQVVRLVQRVGRGGHRLDEVSRGIVVATDLEDYLESEVIAERAVRRELESAVEYHEAALDVLLHQIVGMALEARLDGRELAEEDVLRIARRAHPYSNLTPDDLKLVLDFAHRHKLLEGLKPRRGSIKYYFENVSTIPDEKNYKAVDQTTGRTVGELDREFVFSIEPGAKIILSGRAWTVSKVEGSAVFLYPEADLTGALPGWIGEEIPVPREVAEETCRRRAEALRAALRGEYAGLVDVEGLSEGDIPTPDVVRIHLFGKYAVVHACLGSKGNEALGMYLSRHLSGYLGPVGYRADPYRVLLIHKEPIIQKPILEAFHKDVGYVQKTLMNAVKSSRMFKYRFLQVARRVGLLSKEAEEIPPKLVDAYSDDLPGIEAANEIFVEKLDLKALLDLIEGVQSGRYKLEAKRLPAPTAVDKPLLEEALRVDFTYKGLSQEAVRDLVRKRILNREVTLFCLNCGWTFRGRAALLPERPHCLKCGVGALAVVKGDLGRAVEIWKKFKARRKLDREEAKLFDELRQSASLVLEYGRVGVLVQLAHGVGPKTAVKILNRLAAGDDLWGAIIDAERQYAATRAFWD; this is translated from the coding sequence GTGGCCTTTAGCCTCCTCAACGCCGACTTGAGGAGAGCCCTGGAGGATTTGGGCTATAGGGAGCCCACGCCGGCGCAAGAGGCCGCCATACCGATAGTCCTTTTGGGGTCCCACACGTTGATAGTGGCGCCTACAGGTTCCGGCAAGACGGAGGCCGCTGTCCTCCCTGTATTCTCCAAGATGTTGGAGAGGGGACTTATGGACTGCGTCGAGGCCCTCTACGTGACCCCCCTGAGGGCCCTCAATAGGGACTTGTTGAGGAGACTCTCGGCATTGGCCGAGGCGGTCGGCATTAAGGTCGAGGTGAGGCACAGCGATACGGCGGAGTCCGCCAGGCGGAGGCTTTACAGCTCGCCGCCCCATCTCCTCATTACGACTTCTGAGTCGCTTCAGATAGTCTTGCTCAATAGGGCCATGAGGCGCGCCCTAAGGTGCGTCAGGCATGTAATAGTCGACGAGATACACGAGCTGGTGGGCAGCAAGAGAGGCGTCCAGCTGGCCTTAGGCCTCGAGAGGCTCGTGGAGCTCGCAGGGGAGTTTCAGAGGATAGGGCTGTCGGCCACTGTGGGCAACGTCCAGCTCGTGGCCGGCTTCCTGGCGGGATCCAACAGGGAGGTGAAGGTGGTGGACGTATCTGCATCTAAGCGCTACGAAATCGACGTGGTGATCCCCACGCCCTCCGAGAGCGACTACGCCGAAGCCGAGAGGCTGGACGTAACCCCCGAAACTCTGGCCCGCCTTAAATATCTGGCGGACCTCTTGAGGAGGGAAAGGCGGGGGGTGCTCGTATTTACAAATACTAGAGATGGTGCCGAGTTCCTTTCTGCCAAGCTTAAGGCGCTTCTGGGCGAGGGGGCCGTCGATGTGCACCACTCGTCGCTGTCGAGAGACCACAGGCTCTCCGTTGAGGAGAGACTGAAGTCGGGAGACCTCAAGGCGGTGGTGGCTACATCGAGCTTAGAGCTGGGAATAGATATAGGACACATAGGGCTGGTGGTGCAGTACGGCTCTCCGAGGCAAGTCGTGAGGTTGGTCCAAAGGGTAGGCAGAGGGGGACATAGGCTGGACGAGGTGTCTAGGGGCATTGTCGTCGCTACGGACCTAGAGGACTATTTAGAGTCAGAAGTTATAGCCGAGAGGGCCGTGAGGAGGGAGCTGGAGAGCGCTGTGGAGTACCACGAGGCTGCGCTCGACGTGTTGTTACACCAAATAGTCGGCATGGCGCTAGAGGCGAGGCTCGACGGGAGGGAGCTGGCGGAGGAGGACGTCTTAAGGATAGCCAGGAGGGCCCATCCCTACTCCAACTTGACTCCAGACGACTTGAAGCTCGTGTTGGACTTCGCCCATAGGCATAAGCTCCTAGAGGGCTTGAAGCCCAGGAGGGGCTCCATAAAGTACTACTTCGAGAACGTCTCGACTATACCCGACGAGAAGAACTACAAGGCCGTCGACCAGACCACCGGGAGGACTGTAGGGGAGCTGGACAGGGAATTCGTCTTCTCCATAGAGCCGGGCGCCAAGATAATACTGTCGGGGAGGGCTTGGACCGTATCTAAGGTTGAGGGAAGCGCCGTGTTTTTATATCCCGAGGCCGACTTAACCGGCGCCCTGCCGGGCTGGATAGGCGAGGAGATACCCGTGCCCAGAGAGGTGGCCGAGGAGACTTGTAGACGTAGGGCCGAGGCCTTGAGAGCGGCCCTGCGGGGCGAGTACGCCGGCCTTGTGGACGTCGAGGGGCTCTCCGAGGGCGACATACCTACGCCCGACGTTGTGAGGATACACCTCTTCGGCAAATACGCGGTGGTCCACGCATGCCTCGGCTCTAAGGGCAACGAAGCCTTGGGCATGTACCTATCGCGGCACCTATCGGGCTATTTGGGACCTGTGGGCTATAGGGCGGACCCCTATAGGGTCCTCCTCATACATAAGGAGCCCATAATACAGAAGCCGATATTGGAGGCCTTCCATAAGGACGTCGGATACGTACAGAAGACGTTAATGAACGCCGTGAAGTCGTCCCGTATGTTCAAATATAGGTTCCTACAGGTAGCGCGGAGGGTCGGCCTCCTCTCTAAAGAGGCTGAGGAAATCCCGCCCAAGCTCGTGGACGCGTATTCCGACGATCTGCCCGGCATAGAGGCGGCCAACGAGATCTTCGTGGAGAAATTGGACTTAAAAGCGCTTTTAGATCTGATCGAGGGGGTCCAGTCGGGCAGATACAAGCTGGAGGCCAAGAGGCTCCCGGCTCCCACTGCGGTGGACAAGCCGCTGTTGGAGGAGGCGTTGAGGGTGGACTTTACCTACAAGGGTCTGTCCCAAGAGGCCGTCAGGGATTTAGTCCGCAAGAGGATACTAAATAGGGAAGTCACGCTCTTCTGTCTCAACTGCGGATGGACCTTCAGGGGGAGGGCGGCCCTACTGCCCGAAAGGCCCCATTGTCTTAAATGCGGCGTAGGCGCTCTGGCCGTCGTGAAGGGCGATTTAGGCAGGGCCGTGGAGATATGGAAGAAGTTCAAGGCCAGGCGCAAGCTCGATAGGGAGGAGGCTAAGCTCTTCGATGAGTTGAGGCAAAGCGCCTCCCTCGTTTTAGAATACGGCAGAGTTGGAGTCCTAGTCCAGTTGGCTCACGGCGTGGGACCCAAGACGGCGGTTAAGATACTCAACAGGCTGGCCGCTGGTGACGACCTATGGGGCGCCATAATCGACGCCGAGAGGCAGTACGCCGCGACTAGAGCCTTTTGGGATTAA